Proteins encoded within one genomic window of Candidatus Polarisedimenticolia bacterium:
- a CDS encoding decaprenyl-phosphate phosphoribosyltransferase has translation MPKTARQAWTARASVLVGLVVSMRPSQWIKNLVVFAALIFAKKLGEPALVLRAAAAFGLFCATSGAVYIFNDLFDADRDRKHPAKARRPIASRSVGTVPALTAAILLLTGAIMAGFALFPPFGAVLLTYVAINLVYSFWLKEVVIVDVMLIASGFVLRAVGGGLVIDVSISHWLVMCTILLSLFLALCKRRQELENLEDPHGHRTILREYSLDFIDQMINVVTPSTLVVYILYSVSPDVEMNLGTRHLYLTVPFVLYGLFRYLYLVHRKGGGGSPTHALLTDRPLLVCVGLWALTVVLLLSQAGRSGS, from the coding sequence GTGCCGAAGACCGCCAGACAGGCATGGACCGCGCGCGCGTCCGTTCTGGTCGGCCTCGTCGTCTCCATGCGCCCGAGCCAGTGGATCAAGAACCTGGTGGTGTTCGCGGCGCTGATCTTCGCCAAGAAGCTGGGGGAGCCGGCGCTCGTCCTGCGCGCCGCGGCCGCGTTCGGTCTCTTCTGCGCCACCAGCGGTGCGGTGTACATCTTCAACGACCTGTTCGACGCCGACCGCGATCGGAAGCATCCGGCCAAGGCGCGGCGGCCGATCGCCTCGCGGTCGGTCGGGACCGTGCCCGCCCTGACCGCAGCCATTCTCCTGCTCACCGGCGCGATCATGGCGGGGTTCGCCCTGTTCCCCCCGTTCGGCGCGGTCCTCCTGACCTACGTGGCGATCAACCTCGTCTACTCGTTCTGGCTGAAGGAGGTGGTGATCGTCGACGTCATGCTGATCGCCTCCGGTTTCGTGCTGCGCGCCGTCGGGGGCGGACTCGTCATCGACGTGTCGATCTCCCACTGGCTGGTGATGTGCACGATTCTCCTGTCGCTGTTCCTGGCCCTCTGCAAAAGGCGCCAGGAGCTCGAGAATCTCGAGGACCCGCACGGCCACCGCACCATCCTGCGCGAGTACTCGCTCGACTTCATCGACCAGATGATCAACGTGGTGACTCCCTCCACGCTGGTGGTCTACATCCTCTATTCCGTGTCCCCCGATGTCGAGATGAACCTCGGGACCAGGCACCTGTACCTGACGGTGCCCTTCGTCCTGTACGGCCTGTTCAGGTATCTGTACCTCGTGCACCGGAAAGGGGGCGGGGGCAGTCCGACCCACGCGCTCCTGACCGATCGGCCGCTGCTCGTGTGCGTCGGGCTGTGGGCCTTGACGGTGGTCCTCCTCCTGTCCCAGGCGGGCCGGTCTGGGTCATAA
- a CDS encoding glycosyltransferase family 2 protein — MPEVRTAVVIPARDEEASLPLVLEAIPAHLVDEIVVVDNASTDRTAAVARSRGASILFEPRPGYGAACLRGIEYLKLKRPDVVVFLDADFSDHPEELPFLLEPIARDAADLVIGSRMRGTREKGALLPQARAGNWLATRLMRLLYGGRFTDLGPFRAIRFGALVDLGMADRSFGWTAEMQVKALRAGLRTAEVPVSYRRRVGVSKITGTFSGTIRAGARILWTLARHAGTSARTPPAGPGQACNRGIRKPDGPAPDALDGSE; from the coding sequence ATGCCGGAAGTGCGCACCGCCGTGGTCATCCCCGCCCGCGACGAGGAAGCCTCCCTGCCTTTGGTCCTCGAGGCCATCCCGGCCCATCTCGTCGACGAGATCGTGGTCGTCGACAACGCCAGCACCGACCGGACCGCGGCGGTCGCGCGGTCGAGAGGGGCCTCGATCCTGTTCGAGCCCCGGCCGGGGTACGGGGCCGCCTGCCTGCGCGGCATCGAGTATTTGAAGCTCAAGAGGCCGGACGTCGTGGTGTTCCTGGACGCCGACTTCAGCGACCACCCGGAGGAGCTGCCCTTCCTGCTCGAGCCGATCGCCCGGGACGCCGCCGACCTCGTGATCGGTTCGCGCATGCGGGGCACCAGGGAGAAAGGCGCCCTGCTGCCGCAGGCCCGAGCCGGGAACTGGCTCGCCACGCGACTCATGCGGCTTCTCTACGGAGGGCGATTCACCGACCTCGGGCCCTTCCGGGCGATCCGCTTCGGCGCCCTGGTCGATCTGGGGATGGCCGACCGCAGCTTCGGCTGGACGGCCGAGATGCAGGTGAAGGCCCTTCGGGCGGGCCTGCGCACCGCGGAGGTGCCGGTCTCCTACCGGCGCCGCGTGGGAGTCTCGAAGATTACGGGGACGTTCTCGGGGACGATCCGGGCCGGCGCCCGGATCCTCTGGACGCTGGCGCGGCATGCCGGAACGTCCGCCCGGACGCCCCCGGCCGGGCCGGGACAGGCGTGCAACCGGGGGATCAGGAAGCCGGACGGGCCCGCGCCGGACGCCCTCGATGGATCGGAGTGA
- a CDS encoding XdhC/CoxI family protein, which produces MSLEFYEEVARLLRAGRVLAVATVVAHQGSAPRPAGARMIVTEIGETEFSVGGGAFEALVIADARDAIREGRGVEKEYRFTEQGDGATGMVCGGRVRVLIEVVRPPACLFVFGGGHVGREIVRQGARLGFAVTVVDDRPEYLAASRYPAGVRRVRVERDFSSGLPVIPAGAFVTVVTRCHKTDLAAVRHAVGRGAAYVGLIGSRRKIVTVLTRAEELGSPKEALREVRGPIGLAIGAETPEEIAVSIAAEMIAVRHHAAIARAERAPRRRDRDAVTSGGTASITPIHRGRPARARPAS; this is translated from the coding sequence ATGAGCCTGGAGTTCTACGAAGAGGTGGCCCGGCTCCTGCGCGCCGGTCGAGTCCTCGCGGTGGCGACAGTCGTCGCCCATCAGGGATCGGCACCCCGCCCGGCGGGGGCCCGGATGATCGTCACGGAGATCGGCGAGACCGAGTTCAGCGTCGGCGGGGGGGCGTTCGAGGCGCTGGTGATCGCGGACGCCCGGGATGCGATCCGTGAAGGCCGCGGCGTCGAAAAGGAGTACCGCTTCACGGAACAAGGGGACGGCGCCACGGGCATGGTGTGCGGCGGCCGCGTGCGCGTCCTGATCGAGGTCGTGCGGCCCCCCGCCTGCCTGTTCGTGTTCGGGGGCGGGCACGTCGGCCGCGAAATCGTCCGTCAGGGCGCGCGCCTCGGTTTCGCCGTGACCGTCGTCGACGACCGGCCGGAGTATCTCGCGGCCTCGCGGTACCCTGCCGGTGTGCGGCGGGTGCGCGTGGAGCGCGATTTCTCCTCCGGCCTGCCCGTGATCCCCGCGGGGGCGTTCGTCACGGTCGTCACCCGCTGCCACAAGACCGACCTCGCCGCGGTGCGCCACGCCGTAGGCCGCGGCGCCGCCTACGTCGGACTCATCGGGAGCCGCCGCAAGATCGTCACGGTGCTGACCCGGGCCGAGGAACTGGGATCGCCGAAGGAGGCCCTGCGGGAGGTGCGGGGGCCGATCGGTCTCGCCATCGGCGCCGAGACCCCCGAGGAGATCGCGGTCAGCATCGCGGCCGAAATGATCGCCGTTCGTCACCACGCGGCGATCGCCCGGGCGGAGCGGGCCCCGCGGCGGCGCGACCGGGACGCCGTCACGTCCGGCGGCACGGCGAGCATCACTCCGATCCATCGAGGGCGTCCGGCGCGGGCCCGTCCGGCTTCCTGA
- a CDS encoding HEAT repeat domain-containing protein: protein MSLTSRASRLLVTSLGFTAAAALGCAPAYDVQTLYNQLQNNDIEVRQDAREKLEAIIQEGKFEVFVKGAQGAVKTYRAPAIIDLARMEQPAARAALRELLRQDKRVMIPYNPIRMKPSSEETDSRILVAHLIHGNGGDPEAVKQLLDGAEAEAPDVLIGTCYALGALRDPAGIPFLSIASRHPELEVARAAAQALSVFSTPEALAALKALLNHPAEEVRSEVVSGLQLHDGPEVAEMLKSVAASDPSPEIRSSAMSQLGRFKDASVVSFLIERLKGGDETSRLNALGALRQLSGQRIGLNPQAWTRWWEANGKTIASGS, encoded by the coding sequence GTGAGCCTCACGAGCCGCGCCTCGCGCCTGCTCGTGACCTCCCTCGGCTTCACCGCCGCGGCGGCGCTCGGCTGCGCCCCGGCCTACGACGTCCAGACGCTTTACAACCAGCTGCAGAACAATGATATCGAGGTGCGCCAGGACGCCCGGGAGAAGCTCGAGGCGATCATCCAGGAAGGGAAATTCGAGGTGTTCGTGAAGGGCGCCCAGGGTGCGGTCAAGACGTACCGCGCTCCGGCGATCATCGACCTGGCGCGCATGGAGCAGCCGGCCGCCCGCGCCGCGCTCCGCGAGCTCCTGCGCCAGGACAAGCGCGTCATGATTCCGTACAACCCGATCCGCATGAAGCCGAGCTCGGAGGAGACCGACAGCCGCATCCTGGTCGCCCACCTGATCCATGGGAACGGCGGGGACCCCGAGGCGGTGAAGCAGCTCCTCGACGGTGCGGAGGCCGAGGCTCCCGACGTTCTCATCGGCACCTGCTATGCGCTGGGGGCGCTGCGCGATCCTGCGGGAATCCCGTTCCTGTCCATCGCATCCCGGCACCCGGAGCTGGAGGTGGCGCGCGCCGCGGCCCAGGCCCTGAGCGTGTTCAGCACCCCCGAGGCGCTCGCGGCGCTCAAGGCGCTGCTCAACCACCCGGCGGAGGAGGTCCGGAGCGAGGTCGTGTCAGGCCTGCAGCTCCACGACGGTCCGGAAGTCGCCGAGATGCTGAAGTCGGTGGCCGCCTCCGATCCTTCGCCCGAAATCCGGTCCTCGGCGATGAGCCAGCTCGGCCGCTTCAAGGACGCCTCGGTCGTCTCGTTTCTCATCGAGCGGTTGAAGGGGGGCGATGAGACGTCACGGCTGAACGCCCTCGGCGCCCTGCGCCAGCTGAGCGGCCAGAGGATCGGGCTCAATCCGCAGGCCTGGACCCGCTGGTGGGAGGCGAACGGGAAGACGATCGCCTCGGGGTCGTGA
- the greA gene encoding transcription elongation factor GreA, with protein sequence MLDEAISRLEKELKGLEKEYRVDLPKEIQRALQMGDLRENSEYHSALDRQQFVKARIGQVQKQLKELSMVSLSSLPKDRVALGSVVSLVEGGTGKALTYELVIPDMADFSKGLVSVTSPIGKALVGHRAGDEVTIKTPAGTHVYEIETLVTLHDKGNK encoded by the coding sequence TTGCTCGATGAAGCGATCAGCAGGCTGGAGAAAGAGCTGAAAGGCCTGGAGAAGGAGTACCGGGTCGATCTGCCGAAGGAAATCCAGCGTGCCCTGCAGATGGGGGATCTGCGCGAAAATTCCGAGTATCACTCCGCGCTCGATCGGCAGCAGTTCGTCAAGGCGCGCATCGGCCAGGTCCAGAAGCAGCTCAAGGAACTGTCGATGGTCAGCCTGAGCTCGCTGCCGAAGGACCGGGTGGCCCTCGGCTCCGTCGTCTCCCTGGTCGAAGGGGGGACGGGGAAGGCCCTCACGTATGAGCTGGTGATCCCCGACATGGCCGATTTTTCCAAGGGACTCGTCTCGGTCACGTCCCCCATCGGCAAGGCGCTGGTCGGACACCGGGCGGGGGACGAGGTGACGATCAAGACCCCTGCGGGAACCCACGTGTACGAGATCGAGACTCTCGTGACGCTGCACGACAAGGGAAACAAGTGA
- a CDS encoding cytochrome c maturation protein CcmE: MAQRVSRKIVITVALLVTGFAILFSVGLRGSLVYYLTVSEFLDPARQTDLGDNFRVNGTVEPGSIRRLEGTPGARFVMTDGVKTLPVVYRKEVPDTFVDGAETVVEGSIGPDGTFAASTLLAKCPSKYEAQNRATNNYRKPAGEDSPSGARDTGVLPR; encoded by the coding sequence GTGGCGCAGCGAGTCTCCCGGAAAATCGTCATCACAGTCGCCCTCCTTGTGACGGGCTTTGCCATCCTGTTCAGCGTCGGCCTGAGAGGGTCTCTGGTCTATTACCTGACGGTGTCCGAGTTCCTGGATCCGGCCCGCCAGACCGACCTCGGCGACAACTTCCGCGTGAACGGCACCGTCGAGCCGGGCTCCATCAGGAGACTCGAGGGGACTCCGGGTGCCCGCTTCGTCATGACGGACGGTGTCAAGACGCTTCCCGTCGTCTACCGGAAGGAAGTCCCGGACACCTTCGTGGACGGGGCGGAGACCGTCGTCGAGGGCTCGATCGGTCCGGATGGGACCTTCGCCGCGTCCACACTTCTGGCCAAGTGCCCCTCCAAGTACGAAGCGCAGAACCGGGCGACGAACAACTACAGAAAACCGGCGGGAGAGGACTCCCCATCCGGCGCCCGGGATACCGGGGTTCTGCCGCGATGA
- a CDS encoding heme lyase CcmF/NrfE family subunit, whose translation MADFGALCLFVALATSAWAALASYNGWRARLGELVLSAERAIYVTWALVFLAVLSLQYCIFTDQFDLEYVASYSNRALPGIYKFTALWGGQAGSLLFWQLILISYASLIVFTNRRRNRSLMPLVVTTLAVVSTFFLGLVCFMARPFVRLAFIPEDGNGLNPQLQNPFMAIHPPCLYLGYVGLTLPFAFAIAALVTGRLDDTWFRTTRRWTILSWFFLGTGVLLGGWWAYVELGWGGYWAWDPVENASLIPWLTCTAFLHSVMIEERKKMLRVWNLSLVIMSFLLSILGTFITRSGVISSVHSFTKSEIGPVFAAFLGLCTLVSVGLLLYRLPLLQSEHRLDSFVSRESTFLFNNLLLVGAAFAVLWGTLFPILSEAVRGVKITVGPPFFNEIMVPIAFALVTLAGICPVIAWRRASARKLMEKIQVPFWALIGGAAALLLSGVHDVYAIVSFSLATFVITTTVMEFWWGTRSRLKVTGQNAASAFLSLVDRNKRRYGGFVVHLGFILIVIGVTGSTVFKQEATASLRRGESFSVGRYRMVFEDMVSHDDANREFMGARLAVFDGARRSGTLVPGQNFYKAGQNPSTEVDIRYTLRDDLYLILTGFDPQEGRATLKAYLNPLVNWIWIGGGVLILGAWFAMLPDIRDRRRDAEAKLREVESRAA comes from the coding sequence ATGGCTGACTTCGGGGCCCTCTGCCTGTTCGTCGCCCTCGCGACCTCCGCCTGGGCCGCCCTGGCCTCCTACAATGGCTGGCGCGCGCGCCTGGGGGAGCTCGTCCTCAGCGCCGAGCGCGCGATCTACGTCACCTGGGCTCTCGTCTTCCTCGCGGTCCTCAGCCTGCAGTACTGCATTTTCACCGACCAGTTCGACCTCGAGTACGTCGCCTCCTACTCGAACCGGGCCCTCCCCGGGATCTACAAGTTCACGGCGCTCTGGGGAGGGCAGGCCGGGTCGCTCCTGTTCTGGCAGCTCATCCTGATCTCCTACGCGTCCCTCATCGTCTTCACCAATCGCCGGCGGAACCGGTCCTTGATGCCCCTGGTGGTCACGACCCTGGCCGTCGTTTCGACTTTCTTCCTGGGACTGGTCTGCTTCATGGCGCGTCCGTTCGTCCGCCTGGCGTTCATCCCGGAAGACGGCAACGGGCTCAACCCGCAGCTGCAGAACCCGTTCATGGCGATCCATCCCCCCTGCCTGTACCTGGGCTACGTCGGATTGACGCTGCCGTTCGCCTTCGCCATTGCGGCGCTCGTCACCGGCCGGCTCGACGACACCTGGTTCCGCACCACCCGCCGCTGGACGATTCTCTCCTGGTTCTTTCTCGGAACGGGGGTCCTTCTGGGTGGCTGGTGGGCCTACGTCGAGCTGGGCTGGGGGGGCTACTGGGCCTGGGACCCGGTCGAGAACGCCTCCCTCATTCCCTGGCTCACCTGCACCGCCTTCCTGCACTCGGTCATGATCGAGGAACGCAAGAAGATGCTGAGGGTCTGGAACCTGTCGCTCGTGATCATGAGCTTCCTGCTCTCGATTCTCGGCACGTTCATCACGAGGAGCGGGGTCATCTCCTCGGTCCATTCCTTCACCAAGTCGGAAATCGGCCCGGTGTTCGCCGCGTTCCTCGGCCTGTGCACCCTCGTGTCGGTGGGGCTCCTCCTCTACCGGCTCCCGCTGCTCCAGAGCGAGCACCGCCTCGACTCGTTCGTGTCGCGCGAGAGCACGTTCCTGTTCAACAACCTCCTCCTTGTCGGCGCGGCCTTCGCGGTCCTCTGGGGGACCCTGTTCCCGATCCTGTCGGAGGCGGTGCGCGGCGTGAAGATCACCGTCGGCCCCCCCTTCTTCAACGAGATCATGGTCCCCATCGCCTTCGCCCTGGTGACCCTCGCCGGGATCTGCCCGGTGATCGCCTGGCGGCGCGCCAGCGCCCGCAAGCTGATGGAGAAGATCCAGGTCCCCTTCTGGGCCCTCATCGGGGGGGCGGCAGCGCTGCTCCTGAGCGGCGTGCATGACGTCTATGCCATCGTGTCGTTCTCGCTCGCGACGTTCGTCATCACGACCACGGTCATGGAGTTCTGGTGGGGCACCCGATCCAGGCTGAAAGTGACCGGCCAGAACGCCGCGTCGGCGTTCCTGAGCCTGGTGGACCGGAACAAGCGCCGGTACGGCGGCTTCGTGGTGCACCTCGGATTCATCCTCATCGTGATTGGCGTGACCGGATCGACCGTGTTCAAGCAGGAAGCGACCGCCTCTCTCCGGCGCGGCGAGAGCTTCTCGGTCGGGAGGTACCGGATGGTCTTCGAGGACATGGTGAGCCACGACGACGCCAACCGCGAGTTCATGGGGGCCCGGCTCGCGGTGTTCGACGGCGCGCGCCGCAGCGGCACGCTCGTTCCCGGCCAGAATTTCTACAAGGCGGGGCAGAACCCCTCGACCGAGGTCGACATCCGCTACACCCTGCGCGACGACCTGTACCTCATCCTGACCGGGTTCGACCCCCAGGAGGGTCGCGCGACGCTCAAGGCCTACCTGAACCCCCTGGTCAACTGGATCTGGATCGGCGGGGGCGTGCTGATCCTGGGCGCCTGGTTCGCCATGCTCCCCGACATCCGGGACCGGAGGCGCGATGCCGAAGCGAAGCTGCGTGAGGTGGAGAGCCGTGCCGCCTGA
- a CDS encoding cytochrome c-type biogenesis protein CcmH, producing MPPEAARGMVMVLLLVATPAVALAGAAPTALQEVEGRLMCYCGCSDLTVRVCTCGTADAIRQEIAERLGNGETPDQVVAAYVARHGAQIRSAPSKSGFELLAWVTPFAAILLAGSALIVIVRRWGARAVAGGTGSAAGGAADRPFLPEEQKALERVRREMREER from the coding sequence GTGCCGCCTGAGGCCGCCCGCGGGATGGTCATGGTGCTCCTCCTCGTCGCCACACCCGCGGTCGCCCTGGCGGGTGCGGCGCCGACGGCCCTGCAGGAGGTGGAAGGGCGTCTCATGTGCTACTGCGGCTGCTCCGATCTGACGGTGCGCGTCTGCACCTGTGGAACGGCCGACGCCATCCGGCAGGAGATCGCGGAGCGCCTAGGGAATGGCGAGACGCCGGATCAGGTCGTGGCGGCCTATGTCGCCCGCCACGGGGCGCAGATCCGCTCGGCCCCCTCCAAGTCGGGTTTCGAGCTCCTCGCCTGGGTCACGCCCTTCGCCGCGATTCTCCTGGCCGGCTCGGCGCTGATCGTCATCGTGCGGCGGTGGGGCGCCCGGGCCGTGGCGGGGGGGACCGGGAGCGCTGCCGGCGGGGCGGCCGACCGTCCCTTCCTGCCCGAGGAGCAGAAGGCCCTGGAGCGGGTGCGCCGCGAAATGCGGGAGGAGCGCTGA
- a CDS encoding ABC transporter ATP-binding protein, with the protein MSPDLRRDSSTSGATPAIEARRLARRYGHVGALEPLDLTVPAGESVLLLGPNGAGKSTLLRLLATLLRPTSGTLRLFGDSCGSDDAAALRRRIGFLSHQTFLYDHLTARENLLFYGRLYGLPDPGRAAEEAIRAVRLDHRGEDCVGTYSRGMQQRLAIARALLHRPDIILLDEPFTGLDRESSRRLEERLHDERLAGRTSVIATHDYGRSLGASDRVLVLRNGLLALDRPARAVDPKEIEALLDGASPAGGVRNRS; encoded by the coding sequence GTGAGCCCGGACCTCCGGAGAGACTCATCCACGAGCGGCGCCACGCCGGCGATCGAAGCACGCAGGCTCGCCAGGCGCTATGGTCACGTGGGCGCGCTCGAACCCCTCGATCTCACCGTTCCCGCCGGAGAGTCGGTGCTCCTGCTCGGACCCAACGGCGCCGGCAAATCGACCCTGCTCCGCCTCCTGGCCACGCTCCTTCGCCCCACGTCCGGGACCCTGCGCCTGTTTGGCGATTCGTGCGGGTCCGACGATGCCGCCGCGCTTCGCCGCCGGATCGGGTTCCTGTCGCACCAGACCTTTCTGTACGACCACCTGACCGCCCGGGAGAACCTCCTCTTCTACGGGAGGCTGTACGGTCTGCCCGATCCCGGGCGGGCGGCCGAGGAGGCGATCCGGGCCGTCCGCCTCGATCACCGCGGCGAGGATTGCGTGGGGACCTACTCGCGGGGCATGCAGCAGCGCCTGGCGATCGCCCGCGCTCTCCTGCACCGGCCTGACATCATCCTGCTGGACGAGCCCTTCACCGGCCTGGACCGGGAATCCTCGCGCCGCCTGGAGGAGCGTCTGCATGACGAGCGGCTGGCGGGCCGCACCTCGGTGATCGCCACGCACGACTACGGCAGGAGTCTCGGCGCCTCCGATCGGGTCCTTGTGCTCCGGAACGGCCTCCTGGCGCTCGATCGGCCCGCCCGCGCGGTCGACCCGAAGGAGATCGAGGCGCTCCTCGACGGCGCGTCTCC